ATGACTGCTTTATCGCGCGCCTGCACGTGCGCTCGATGGAAGAGCTCGACACCGTGCTGGACAAGCTCAACAGCCACGCCGAGACCAACACCGCGATCGTCAAGAAGACCCCGGTGAAACGGCGCTTGCCGCCGATGGCCTGATAACAGCGCAGAAACTACTGCACCGGCTCGCTCGACGGCCTGGCAATCAGGCCCTTCAGTTCACTGGTCATCGCAAACTCCAGGTTCAGGCCATTGGGTGGAATCGGCTGCTGGAACCAGCGGTTGTAGATCGCCTCGATGCGCCCGCTGCGATAGACATCCGCCAACGCTTCATTGACCAGCGCCAGCAAGCCGTCATCGCCCTTGCGCACCATGCAGCTGTAGATCTCCTTCGATTGCGCCTCGCCCACCACCACCCAGTCGTGCGGGTTGCGCGCCTTGGCCCGCTCGCCGTACAGCAGCGCATCATCCATGTAGAACGCCGCCGCGCGCCCGGACTGCAGCATCATGAACGCCTCGCCGTGGTCCTTGGCACTGATCACCGAAGCCCCCAACTGGTGCTCCAGGTTGTAGTTCTTCAGGTACTTCTCGTTGGTGGTGCCGGCGGTGCTGACCACATTCTTGCCCTTGAGGTCATCCAGGCCCTGGATGCCGCTGTCTTTTTTGGTCAGCAACTGGCCTTTGACGAAAATAAAGCCATAGGAGAAATCCACCTGCTTCTGCCGCTCGGCGGTGACCCCGGTGGTGCCGCACTCCAGATCGACCGTGCCGTTCTGCACCAGCGGGATGCGCGTCTGCGAAGTCACCAGGTTGTAGCGCACCTTGAGCGGCGGCACCGCCAGCTTGGCCTGCAGGTGCTTGACGATCTCAGCCGCAAGATCGACCGAATAGCCCATGGGCTTGCCGCTGTGGTCGCCCACATAAGAAAACGGAATGGACGAGTCGCGATAGCCGAGGGTGATGCTGCCGGATTCGGCGATCTTCTTCAGGCTGCCGCTGAGCGTCGGCGTTTGCGCCAGCAGCGGCTGGGCAAAACACAATGACAGGGCAAGCAGAGCAGGACGGTGCAAACGGGGAATCGACATCGGGACACTCCTTGCGGTTGTTGTTCTTGTTCGGTTCAGGCCGCCCGTGGGGTCAGGCCGTGCAGGTCGATTGACGGCGCGCGACCCGCGATCAGTTCGGCCAACAGCTGGCCACTGGCGCAGGCCAGGGTGAAACCCAGGGCGCCATGGCCAAGATTGAGCCACAGGTTGCGGTACGCCGTGGCCCCGAGCAACGGTACGCCGCTGGGGGTGGCCGGGCGCATGCCGGCCCATTCGCGGGCCTGGGCGTAGTCGGCGGCATCGGGCAAGGTCGCCCCGGCCAACTGGCGCATGCTCGCCAGCCGTGCCGGATCGAGCGATTCATCAAAGCCGACGATGTCGACCATGGCGGCGACGCGCAGTTGGTCTTCGAGGCGGGCATAGACGATTTTGCGATCGTAGTCGGTGATGCTTACCTGCGGTGCCCGCTGCCCGGCCTTGATCGGTGCGGTCAGGCTGTAGCCTTTGAGCGGATAGATCGGCAACTGCAGCCCCGGCAGGCTGAGGCTGGCGCTGCGGTGCCCGGCGCACAGCACCAGGCGCTCCACCGGCACGACCTGCTCGCTCAGCTCCAGCGCCTGCACTACCCCACCACTGTGGCGGATGCGCGTCACTGCCTGCCCGAGCATCAGGCGGCATTGCCCCGACGCCTGCAGGCGCTCGACCAGGGCCAGGCAGAAACGATGACAATCGGCGACCTCTTCATCCGCGGTGAACACCCCGCCAATGAACGGCGCATCGGCCAGGGCCGGTTCCAGCGCGCGGATCTCCTGCGCATCCAGCACCTGCTGGCCCTGCGGGTCGAGCAGGTGCTGGCGGGCATGGGCAAAGGTTGCGCGATTACGAAAGGTCACCAGCTTGCCATTGCGCCGCCAGGCAAAGCCGTCCAGGCCATCGTCCTCGCGCCATTGCTTGAGCGTACCCTGGCTGAGCAAGGCCAGGCGCAGCAGATGTGCGGCATTGGTGCGATTGACCGAACTGCGACACGCCGCCATGAACGCGCCCATCCAGCGCCACTGCGCCAGGTCCAGGCGCGGGCGTAACTTGAGCGGTGACTCGCTGCGCAGCAGCCAGCCCAGCGCCTGCAACGGCACCCCGGCATCGGCCAGCGGCGCGACATAGCGATAGGACAACTGCCCGCCATTGGCAAAGCTGGTGCCGCCCGCCAGGCCCTCGCGTGCCTCGACCAGATCGACGGCAAAGCCTTCGCGCACCAGCGCGTAGGCCGTTGCCAAACCAATCACGCCGCCGCCGATCACCGTTACCCGCTGTGCCATGTGCTTTCATCCGCCAATCTGAAGGCCTTCAGACT
This portion of the Pseudomonas sp. SORT22 genome encodes:
- a CDS encoding transporter substrate-binding domain-containing protein, whose amino-acid sequence is MSIPRLHRPALLALSLCFAQPLLAQTPTLSGSLKKIAESGSITLGYRDSSIPFSYVGDHSGKPMGYSVDLAAEIVKHLQAKLAVPPLKVRYNLVTSQTRIPLVQNGTVDLECGTTGVTAERQKQVDFSYGFIFVKGQLLTKKDSGIQGLDDLKGKNVVSTAGTTNEKYLKNYNLEHQLGASVISAKDHGEAFMMLQSGRAAAFYMDDALLYGERAKARNPHDWVVVGEAQSKEIYSCMVRKGDDGLLALVNEALADVYRSGRIEAIYNRWFQQPIPPNGLNLEFAMTSELKGLIARPSSEPVQ
- a CDS encoding D-amino acid dehydrogenase, with the translated sequence MAQRVTVIGGGVIGLATAYALVREGFAVDLVEAREGLAGGTSFANGGQLSYRYVAPLADAGVPLQALGWLLRSESPLKLRPRLDLAQWRWMGAFMAACRSSVNRTNAAHLLRLALLSQGTLKQWREDDGLDGFAWRRNGKLVTFRNRATFAHARQHLLDPQGQQVLDAQEIRALEPALADAPFIGGVFTADEEVADCHRFCLALVERLQASGQCRLMLGQAVTRIRHSGGVVQALELSEQVVPVERLVLCAGHRSASLSLPGLQLPIYPLKGYSLTAPIKAGQRAPQVSITDYDRKIVYARLEDQLRVAAMVDIVGFDESLDPARLASMRQLAGATLPDAADYAQAREWAGMRPATPSGVPLLGATAYRNLWLNLGHGALGFTLACASGQLLAELIAGRAPSIDLHGLTPRAA